Sequence from the Natronomonas marina genome:
GGCGGGCCAGATCGGCCGTCTGGCGCGTGACCTCCTCGAGGACGTCCTCGTCGGGCGCCTGGTTGACGGTGGCGTCGGCAATGAAGATCACGCGGTTCTTGAACGTGAGCATGTAGACGCCGGCGGCGTACTCGGCGTCGTCGGCGGTGCCGACGACCTGCAACGGCGGCCGGAGCGCCGAGGGGTAGTGGTGCATCAGCCCCGTCAGCATCGCGTCGGCGTCGCCCATCTCGACCATCACGCTGCCGAGGTAGTTGCCGTCCTCGATGAGTTCGTCGGCCTCGCGGCGAGTGACGCCCTTCCGCTGGCGGAGTTCATAGAGCCGCTCGGCGTAGGGGTCCAGATTGCCGCTCTCAGGGTCGACGATCTCGGGGTCGAAGTCCAGTCCCAGCCGCTCGGCGTGGGCCCATATCTCCTCGTGGTCGCCGATGAGTACCGGCTCGGCGATGCCCTGATCGACCAGCTGGTAGGCCGCACGGACCATCTTCTCGTCGTCGCCCTCCGCCAAGACGAGCCGCTTGGGGTCGCTCTTGGCCTTGTTGAGGACGACCCGCATCATCTCGCGGGACTTGCCCAGCCGGGCCTCCAGCCGCTCGGCGTACTTCTCGAGGTCCAGATCCCGCCGCGCACAGTCGCTGTCCATCGCCGCCTCGGCGACGGCGGGCGCCACCTCGAACAGCACCCGGGGGTCCAGCGGCTTGGGGATGATGTACTCGGGACCGAACTGCAGCGGCTGGTCGCCGTAGGCCTTCACGACGGCGTCGGGGACGTCCTGTCGGGCGAGTTCCGCCAGCGCCGAGGCGGCGGCGACCTTCATCTCCTCGTTGATCTCGGTCGCTCGCACGTCCAGAGCCCCCCGGAAGATGAAGGGGAAGCCGAGGACGTTGTTGACCTGGTTGGGGTAGTCCGACCGCCCCGTCGCCATGATGACCGTGTCGTCGCGGGCGTTCTTGGCGGCCTCGTAGCCGATCTCGGGATCGGGATTGGCCATTGCGAAGATGATCGGGTCGTCGGCCATCGACCGGACCATCTCCTCGTCGACGATACCGCCGATGGAGAGGCCGACGAAGACGTCCGCGTCCTCCATCGCGTCGGCCAGGTCACCCTCGGGGCGGTCCTGTGCGAACTCCTTTTTGAACTCGTTGACATCGTCGGTCTCGGCCCGCTGTGCGGTGATGATGCCCGACGAGTCGCACATCGTGACGTTGTCGCGGTCGGCGCCCAGCGAGACGTAGAAGCGGGCGGTCGCAATCGCGGAGGCGCCGGCACCCGAGAAGACGATGTCCAGTTCCGAGAGGTCCTTGTCGGCGATGTCGGCGGCGTTGAGGAGGGCTGCCCCGGAGATGATGGCGGTGCCGTGCTGGTCGTCGTGGAAGACGGGGATGTCCATCTCCTCCCGCAGCGTCGACTCGATCTCGAAACACTCCGGCGCCTTGATGTCCTCGAGGTTGATGCCGCCGAAGGTGGGTTCCATCGCCTTCACCGAGGTGATGACCTCGCCGGGGTCGTCCTGGTCCAGTTCGATGTCGAAGACGTCGATGTCGGCGAACCGTTTGAACAGCACGCCCTTGCCCTCCATGACGGGCTTGGAGGCCTGGGCGCCGATGTCGCCCAGCCCCAGGACGGCCGTCCCGTTGGAGACGACGCCGACCATGTTGCCCTTCGTCGTGTACGTGAACGCCTCCTCGGGGTTCGCGGCTATCTCGTTGCACGGCGCCGCGACGCCCGGCGAGTACGCCAGAGAGAGGTCCCGCTGCGTGTTGGTCGGCTTCGTCGTCGAGATCTCGAGTTTCCCCGGCGGCTCGCGTCGGTGATACTCGAGTGAATCCTCGTCCAGTCCCATGTCCTAGGTCCCGTCCAGCGGCCCCAAAAAGCTACCCAACGGCGCAGCGTTGACGACAGCGCCCGGCCGGAACCGACCGTCGCGGCCCGGTGTGGAGAGGTGTCGCCGGCGAAGCAGTTAATAGCCGACCGGAACGCACCACGACCATGGACACCAAGGGGGTCGGAGCGGTGGGGGCGCTCCTGCTCGTCGGGGGAATCCTCGGCGTCATCGGCGTGGTCCCGACCGTCAGCCACCACATCGCAGTCCAGGAGAACCAGCCGACCGAGGCGACGATCCAGTCGACGGACATCGCCGTCAAGACCGACGACGACGGCGACCGGTCGTATCGGCCGGTCGTCACCTACGAGTACACGGTCGACGGGGAGACCTACACCAGCGACAACGTCTATCCGGGGGGATTCACCCGCTGGGACGACAGCCGGGGGCCGGCGGAGAACGTGGTCAGCCAGTACGACCCCGGCGACCAGGTGACCGTCCAGTACCGCCCCGGCGAACCCGGGAACGCCTACCTCCGCAACGACGGGATGCCGGGCGCCTGGCTCGCCGGCGTCGGCTGTGCGCTCGTCGTCGCGCTGGGCGGTCTGGGTCTCGTCAAGACCGGCTTCACCCGGCGGAAACAG
This genomic interval carries:
- a CDS encoding NADP-dependent malic enzyme; translation: MGLDEDSLEYHRREPPGKLEISTTKPTNTQRDLSLAYSPGVAAPCNEIAANPEEAFTYTTKGNMVGVVSNGTAVLGLGDIGAQASKPVMEGKGVLFKRFADIDVFDIELDQDDPGEVITSVKAMEPTFGGINLEDIKAPECFEIESTLREEMDIPVFHDDQHGTAIISGAALLNAADIADKDLSELDIVFSGAGASAIATARFYVSLGADRDNVTMCDSSGIITAQRAETDDVNEFKKEFAQDRPEGDLADAMEDADVFVGLSIGGIVDEEMVRSMADDPIIFAMANPDPEIGYEAAKNARDDTVIMATGRSDYPNQVNNVLGFPFIFRGALDVRATEINEEMKVAAASALAELARQDVPDAVVKAYGDQPLQFGPEYIIPKPLDPRVLFEVAPAVAEAAMDSDCARRDLDLEKYAERLEARLGKSREMMRVVLNKAKSDPKRLVLAEGDDEKMVRAAYQLVDQGIAEPVLIGDHEEIWAHAERLGLDFDPEIVDPESGNLDPYAERLYELRQRKGVTRREADELIEDGNYLGSVMVEMGDADAMLTGLMHHYPSALRPPLQVVGTADDAEYAAGVYMLTFKNRVIFIADATVNQAPDEDVLEEVTRQTADLARRFNVEPRAALLSYSDFGSVDNEGTRKPRAAAQRLRSDPAVDFPVDGEMQADTAVVEETLEGTYAFSELDDPANVLVFPNLEAGNIAYKLLQRLGGAEAIGPMLVGMDKPVHVLQRGDEVKDIVNLAGVAVVDAQNGE